The Hemiscyllium ocellatum isolate sHemOce1 chromosome 19, sHemOce1.pat.X.cur, whole genome shotgun sequence genome has a segment encoding these proteins:
- the cdpf1 gene encoding cysteine-rich DPF motif domain-containing protein 1, translating to MQSVEDPEPKGMFECSLCRLKAPYSYYGQKPPNARSLVLLEECYTMNDPFTPQRDTFLILGSHCCLCNTVVCVGQECSLFYTKRFCIPCVKKHIDEFPEEIQQDLQKKKQ from the exons atgcaATCTGTTGAAGATCCAGAGCCAAAAGGAATGTTTGAATGCAGTTTGTGCAGGCTTAAAGCTCCATACAGCTACTATGGACAGAAACCACCAAATGCACGATCTCTTGT ACTCTTAGAAGAATGCTATACCATGAATGATCCATTCACCCCTCAAAGGGACACATTTCTGATTCTTGGCTCCCACTGTTGTCTGTGCAACACTGTTGTGTGTGTTGGTCAG GAATGCAGTCTTTTTTATACAAAGCGATTCTGCATTCCCTGTGTGAAGAAGCATATAGATGAAtttcctgaagaaattcagcaggaccTGCAGAAGAAAAAGCAGTAA